The Geoalkalibacter subterraneus genome contains the following window.
TCGCCCTCAAAAACAAGATCGATGTGATCATGTTTTTCTGCCCTGCCTCCATCGGTCAGGATACGCAGGCTGCCCGACATACCCAGATGCCAGATCAGGGTGCCGCGCTCGGTGTAGAAAAGAAGGTACTTGCCGCGGCGACCAACTTTCTGCACGGAAGCGCCGATGCATTCGTCCTGTAAAGCCTGGGGCACAGGGCGCCGCAGACGGGATTGCCGCACCGTGGCCTGACGAAGGGTGCGTCCGATAAGATGGGGCGCAAGTCCCCGTCGGATCGTCTCGACTTCCGGCAATTCAGGCACAACAAGCCCTCCACCCGCTGCGCATCAGAAAAAAACCTTATCGGTGAGGCGCTTAAAATCGCTGAAGTCGATCTCAGATGGATCGCCCGGGAAATCATCCTTCAGCATTTTCTGACTGCTGTGATACCGCCAACCCTGTGAGGTCGAGAAGAAGCGGCCCATTTCAACGGATTCAACCACTTCATCCGCAAGCTCGACGCTCTGGTGAAAGATCAGGTGATATTCTTCAGAGCTGAGCTGGCGTTCACGCAGAACGACGCACCGTCGGATTTTGAAATCCCGGCGCAGATGATTCCAGGCGTAGCGGATATATTCGTCACGTTCTGGAAATTGAGCGCGGAAAAAGGAATCCGGGTGGTAGCTGTCGTAGATCAGGCCGAACTCACCGAGACGGAAAGCTCTGACACGCAGTTCGATAATCTCGGCCGGAGCAGCCTTGTCCAGGGGGTTATCGGGGCTTGAATTGTTTTGAGAATCGGTCATTGCTTACAGCTCATTGTTTCAGGCGTGGATCGAGGGCATCGCGGATCCCCTCGCCCAACAGGTTGTATCCGAGAACAGTCAACAGGATGGCCATTCCGGGGAAAACAGAAAGCCACCACGCCGTTCCAAGAGTTTGCTTGCCGGTAATCAGCATGTTGCCCCAGGATGGGGTTGGAGGCTGTACACCGATGCCGAGAAACGACAGGGCGCTCTCGGTCAGAATCGCACCGGCCACGCCCAGAGTCGCCGAAACCAGCACCGGCGAGAGGGCATTGGGCAGGATATGACGAAAGATAATGCGTCCATCCGATGCGCCGAGTGCCTTGGCGGCAACCACGAAATCACGCTCCCGCAGGGAGAGAAATTCAGCCCGTACCAGCCGCGCCACACCCATCCAGCTGGTGAGGCCGATAATGATCATGATGTTCCAGATGGAGGGTTCGAGAAAAGCGATCACCGCCAGGATAAGAAAAAACGTCGGGAAACACAGCATGATATCAACAAACCGCATGATGAGGCTGTCCACCCACCGCCCGTAATACCCGGACAGAGCGCCGAGAAACACCCCGATCAATGTGGCCAGCCCGACTGCGACGAATCCCACCAGCAGTGAAATCCGTGCGCCATAAAGAATGCGCGCCAGAACATCACGCCCCAGGTCATCGGTTCCCAGAGGATGAGCGAGGCTCGGCGGTTCCAACTGGCGCACCACCTCGATGGCGGCAGGGTCGTGCCACAACGGGGCAATCGCCGCCAGCGCGAACATGAACAGCACAATGCCGGTGCCCGTCAGCGCCATGCGATTGCGCCTGAAACGCGGCCAGAAGACATCGCGCAGAAATGAGGCTTCCCCCTTGGCAACAGGTGCGCGGCCGGTCATCGCAGTTTTTCAACCTCCTCTCGTGACAGGATTCCCTTACGAAGCAGCAGATCGATCAGCCGCTGCAAACGGTCCGCTGCCGAACCTTTCTCTTCCCTTCCCTGTTTCGGCGTCGCATCATCGCTCTGCAGAATATCATCCAGGGCCTGCGCCAGGCTCTGTTCATCATCATTGCTCAGGGCAGGATAATAACGATCGATCGCATCCCGAATGCCTTTCTC
Protein-coding sequences here:
- a CDS encoding ABC transporter permease gives rise to the protein MTGRAPVAKGEASFLRDVFWPRFRRNRMALTGTGIVLFMFALAAIAPLWHDPAAIEVVRQLEPPSLAHPLGTDDLGRDVLARILYGARISLLVGFVAVGLATLIGVFLGALSGYYGRWVDSLIMRFVDIMLCFPTFFLILAVIAFLEPSIWNIMIIIGLTSWMGVARLVRAEFLSLRERDFVVAAKALGASDGRIIFRHILPNALSPVLVSATLGVAGAILTESALSFLGIGVQPPTPSWGNMLITGKQTLGTAWWLSVFPGMAILLTVLGYNLLGEGIRDALDPRLKQ